From the genome of Candidatus Angelobacter sp.:
GCAAATTCGGATGCCGCGCAGGAGAGGCGAACGTTAAGTTGACGAACATCCTCGACCACTTAACGAAGTAGGTTCACGCCTGCTGGCGACGCTTCTTTCTCGTCGCGCGCCAGATCAGAAGAGAGGGCAGCAGAGAAACCAGAAGGGTCGGCCAAAGCCATTTCGTGACGAGGACGAGGGCGTTCCGGAAAAAGGCGTTGCCGCCGATGTACGCGGTGGCCGCGGCGTCGTTTGCATGGGGAGCCAGGGCCACGCCCCCCTGCGCAAATTGATGAGCGATCGCGATCCCTCCAACCGCCGCTTTCCATCCAAAGGCGCAGCCGCCAACCGCCATCAGACCCGACACCATTCCGCCCACAACCCAGACACCGACAGCGAAGCCGGCGTAGCAGAGGACTCCGGCCCCAAAACCGCCGAACACAACTCCACCGACGCCAAATCCGCCAATACATATCGGGGCGATGGCCATTCCTCCGAACGCGAAAATACCGCCGATGGCCGCATCGTCCGCGATGGCGATCCAGGCCTTGACCGCCTCCCGTTGACTGGCCCAGGTTGCACCTAACCTGATGTGAACCAGCGGCAGGCCGAACAGACGAGTTTTTGTGCGATATTCAAACGCGGTCACCGGCTTTGAGGTTGCCGCGCTTGCAGAAGACGCTGAAGCAGCGGCGTTCAGTTCGCGGAGCTTCCGGCGCATCCAGAGGACGAGGAGTGCGGTGGCCGGGATCCAACTCGTCACAACCCCGATCATCAGTCCGCCGAACAGCACGGGATGTGAGACCGCCAGCGGACGTGCCCACGCCGCGAGCAACACCAGCGCCACCGGCACGACGATGAAAACGATCAACACGCCGTAGAAACGTTTGATAAACCCGCGTTCCTGTTCCGAGGCGGCCCCGTCCATTGACATTTTGTAACCCAGGTAGGTTGACAGAAAACCGGTGAGTGGACCGGCCAGGACATTGAAGGCAGCCAGCCCGGCGCCGGCTTTGGTGGCGGCACTTACCTTGGTCGCGGCCACGCCGAAACCCGCCGCAGTCGCCGAAGAGGCAAAGGCTGGCAGGGCCGCAAGTACACCGATTGTAAAAGCCCTGCCGGGTGAACTGCGTTCGAGAGCCCCCTCGATGAACGACAGCACCTCTTCGTGGAGCAGCTTGCGTCCGCGCGAAAGGCGTTGCTTGACCGCGTCCTCGCTCAAATCCAGGGCTTCCGCCACTTTTTCCACGGACTGCTGCTCGCGATAAAACAACACGAGCGGCTCCCGGTAAATCTCCGGAATGCGTTCGATGGAACGCCAGAGAATCTCCTCTTCCTCCTTGCTGATGGCCCGTTCCGACGGCAGTGGGTCCGCGGCCCGAAGCCCTTCCGGAAGGAGTTCGTGCGCGGCTTCCAACGGCTCTGCTGAATGAGTGGGTTCACGCCCGTCCCGTCGAAGAGCCTTGCCGATCAAACACCGGGCGATGCCACACAACCAGGCGCGGAGCTTGTGTCGTTCCCGTAATAGCCGCAGATGTTTCCAGGCCGTAATGAACGTCTCTTGCGCCAGGTCCTGACTCTGGCCAAGACCGCCGGTGGCGCTGTATGCCAGTGAGCAAATGAGCGACTGGTAGCGCGAAACGATTTGCCCGAAGGCATCACGGTCGCCATCCAGTGTCTGTGTCACCAAATCTGCATCCGTTGTTCCCTCTACGGTCATCAATGTGTTTGTGATCATATCACCGCATA
Proteins encoded in this window:
- a CDS encoding sigma-70 family RNA polymerase sigma factor, whose translation is MITNTLMTVEGTTDADLVTQTLDGDRDAFGQIVSRYQSLICSLAYSATGGLGQSQDLAQETFITAWKHLRLLRERHKLRAWLCGIARCLIGKALRRDGREPTHSAEPLEAAHELLPEGLRAADPLPSERAISKEEEEILWRSIERIPEIYREPLVLFYREQQSVEKVAEALDLSEDAVKQRLSRGRKLLHEEVLSFIEGALERSSPGRAFTIGVLAALPAFASSATAAGFGVAATKVSAATKAGAGLAAFNVLAGPLTGFLSTYLGYKMSMDGAASEQERGFIKRFYGVLIVFIVVPVALVLLAAWARPLAVSHPVLFGGLMIGVVTSWIPATALLVLWMRRKLRELNAAASASSASAATSKPVTAFEYRTKTRLFGLPLVHIRLGATWASQREAVKAWIAIADDAAIGGIFAFGGMAIAPICIGGFGVGGVVFGGFGAGVLCYAGFAVGVWVVGGMVSGLMAVGGCAFGWKAAVGGIAIAHQFAQGGVALAPHANDAAATAYIGGNAFFRNALVLVTKWLWPTLLVSLLPSLLIWRATRKKRRQQA